A region from the Triticum aestivum cultivar Chinese Spring chromosome 3D, IWGSC CS RefSeq v2.1, whole genome shotgun sequence genome encodes:
- the LOC123073802 gene encoding cullin-1, giving the protein MDQDQTPIALEDGWRDMEAGIARLKRILHGVDGTSFTSQEYINLYTMIFNMCTQKPPYDYSEQLYKRYKQALEEYIKSTVLPSLKSKHGEFLLRELVERWKNHKVMVRWLTRFFHYLDRYYVSRKLLLPLKELGLSCFHDLVFGGLKTTLTTIVIDMVDNEREGQLIDRALLKDVVGIYLEIGQGSVGLYELDFEKAFCKGTTDYYSKKAQIWMLEDSCPEYMLKVEDSLQKEKERVGHYLHASTEEKLLEGTILELISWRAEEILYKENSGCRVLLLDGKYEDLSRMYRLFSKIDAGLFHVSKIFKEHVKEEGMSLLKHAADAANGTKNEKKEAVGSPEQEFVRKAIELHDKQLAYVTNCFQNNSAFHKALKAAFEDFCNKDVAGCTSAESLASFCDSILRKGGSEKLSDEVVEDTFDKVVTILSYISDKDLFVEFHRKKLGKRLLFDKSANNEHERSLLSKLKQYFGGQFTAKMEGMLNDVSTARDHQTAFEEYMRDKLPNHRVDFSVTVLTTGFWPSYKTSNINLPSEMIKCVEIFKDYYNSKQKSKRLTWIYSMGNCNIVAKFDAKPIELIVTTYQAAMLLLFNGSERLSYSEIVTQLNLPDDDAVRLLHSLSCAKYKILNKVPSNRIISPNDVFQVNHKFIDKMRRIKVPLPPTDEKKKVVEDVNKDRRFSIDASIVRIMKSRKVMGHQQLVAECVEQLSRMFKPDIKIIKRRIEDLISREYLERDLETANTYRYLA; this is encoded by the exons ATGGATCAGGACCAGACGCCGATCGCGCTCGAGGACGGGTGGCGCGACATGGAGGCCGGCATCGCCAGGCTCAAGCGCATCCTCCACGGCGTCGACGGCACCAGCTTCACCTCCCAGGAGTACATCAACCTCTACAC AATGATTTTCAACATGTGCACGCAGAAGCCGCCGTACGACTACTCGGAGCAGCTCTACAAGCGCTACAAGCAGGCCCTCGAAGAGTACATCAAATCCACC GTCTTGCCCTCGTTGAAGAGCAAGCACGGCGAGTTTCTGCTGAGGGAAttggtggagaggtggaagaaccACAAGGTGATGGTCAGGTGGTTGACCAGGTTCTTCCACTACCTCGACCGCTACTATGTTTCGCGCAAGTTGCTTCTGCCGCTCAAAGAGCTCGGCTTGAGCTGCTTCCATGATCTA GTTTTCGGCGGGCTGAAAACAACATTGACGACGATTGTTATCGACATG GTTGATAATGAGAGGGAAGGCCAGCTTATAGACCGTGCTCTTCTGAAGGATGTTGTTGGTATCTATCTCGAAATTGGACAGGGTAGTGTCGGTCTCTATGAGCTCGATTTCGAGAAAGCTTTTTGCAAGGGTACCACAGATTACTATTCTAAAAAGGCACAAATCTGGATGCTGGAGGATTCCTGCCCTGAATACATGCTCAAG GTGGAGGACAGCTTACAGAAAGAGAAAGAGCGAGTAGGCCATTACTTGCATGCTTCAACTGAAGAGAAGTTGCTAGAG GGTACTATATTGGAACTCATAAGTTGGCGCGCAGAAGAAATTTTGTACAAAGAAAATTCTGGATGCAGAGTGTTGCTTTTAGATGGAAAG TATGAGGATCTATCAAGAATGTACAGGCTCTTTTCCAAGATAGACGCTGGGCTGTTTCATGTATCGAAAATATTTAaggag CATGTCAAGGAAGAGGGCATGTCCTTGTTGAAACATGCAGCAGATGCTGCCAACGGCACAAAG AATGAGAAGAAGGAAGCTGTGGGTTCGCCGGAGCAG GAATTTGTGCGGAAAGCGATTGAGCTCCACGACAAACAGCTAGCATATGTCACCAACTGTTTCCAAAACAACTCAGCATTTCATAAG GCTCTTAAGGCGGCCTTCGAAGACTTCTGCAACAAAGATGTTGCTGGTTGTACTAGTGCTGAGTCGCTTGCATCATTCTGTGATAGCATCTTGCGGAAAGGTGGAAGCGAAAAGCTAAGCGACGAAGTCGTAGAAGATACCTTTGATAAG GTTGTGACCATTCTTTCATACATCAGTGATAAGGATCTCTTTGTTGAGTTTCACAG GAAGAAGCTTGGAAAGAGATTGCTCTTTGATAAGAGTGCCAATAACGAACACGAGCGAAGCCTCCTTTCCAAGCTCAAGCAGTACTTTGGGGGACAGTTTACTGCAAAAATGGAGGGCATGCTCAATGACGTGTCAACAGCAAGAGACCATCAGACAGCCTTTGAAGAGTACATGAGGGACAAACTACCAAATCATCGTGTAGACTTCAGTGTTACTGTTCTGACGACAGGATTCTGGCCAAGTTACAAAACTTCAAACATAAATCTACCTTCCGAGATG ATTAAATGCGTCGAGATTTTCAAAGATTATTACAATTCGAAACAGAAATCCAAAAGGCTCACTTGGATCTATTCCATGGGAAATTGCAATATCGTTGCAAAGTTTGACGCCAAACCTATCGAGCTGATCGTTACAACATATCAG GCTGCAATGCTTCTGCTATTCAACGGATCTGAACGACTAAGTTACTCCGAGATTGTGACGCAACTAAATCTGCCCGATGATGATGCCGTGCGCCTGCTCCATTCACTCTCATGTGCAAAGTATAAGATTCTTAACAAAGTGCCAAGCAACCGAATAATTTCTCCGAATGACGTCTTTCAGGTCAACCACAAATTTATCGACAAAATGAGGAGGATAAAG GTACCACTTCCTCCTACCGACGAGAAGAAGAAGGTTGTCGAGGATGTCAACAAGGACAGGAGGTTTTCAATCGATGCGAGCATCGTGCGCATCATGAAGAGCCGCAAGGTCATGGGCCATCAGCAACTCGTTGCGGAGTGCGTTGAGCAGCTCAGCCGCATGTTCAAG CCTGACATCAAGATTATCAAGAGGAGGATCGAGGATCTTATCAGCAGGGAATACTTGGAACGAGACCTGGAGACTGCAAACACCTACAGATACTTAGCTTGA
- the LOC123073803 gene encoding translation initiation factor IF-2 — MANGTGSLGLGVEDGLGETSSPLPSAAPVDEVPGATAFPLPPAAPVDEVPGATAFPLPPAAPVDEVPGATAFPLPSAAPVDEGLGATAAPLRSAAPASPLRPAAPAPAPGVPPTPDGSAGRHGLPGSRTDSVANGGDSGSQARGVGVFEGLGATSSPPRLAAPPSRVPLAPDASGRGAGGGVRDICNEFVERLVAGGLLDPGAIDVRLRTLLEEHFVRFLEESVANGGDSVPGAQGVGVSKGLGATSSPPRSAAPPSHVPLAPDASGRGAGGGVRDSCNEVVERLVAGGRLDPGAIDVQLRTLLEEHFVRFLEERTRSSQTRRRGSIRRLQNIKTRKRSEKLKEEKMMESFKAILSDSISFLFPTMVAVFASNFSFGEYEKCLLILLCALGGLLILLAMVLSHGVDDGQGRTVVVSHLTLGAVIYIFGMLVYCLYKFFPEGSGQVMALYGGVAHFVFGAVVLTILWATSFKLSS; from the exons ATGGCGAACGGGACCGGGTCTCTGGGTCTCGGCGTCGAGGACGGCCTCGGGGAGACCTCGTCCCCGCTCCCCTCCGCCGCGCCCGTCGACGAGGTCCCCGGCGCGACCGCGTTCCCGCTTCCCCCCGCCGCGCCCGTCGACGAGGTCCCCGGCGCGACCGCGTTCCCGCTTCCCCCCGCCGCGCCCGTCGACGAGGTCCCCGGCGCGACCGCGTTCCCGCTTCCCTCCGCCGCGCCCGTCGACGAGGGCCTCGGCGCGACCGCGGCTCCGCTTCGCTCTGCCGCGCCCGCGTCTCCGCTTCGccccgccgcgcccgcgcccgcgccgggTGTGCCGCCCACACCCGATGGGAGCGCCGGCCGCCATGGGCTCCCAGGGTCGCGCACGGACAGCGTGGCGAACGGGGGGGATTCTGGATCCCAAGCTCGGGGTGTCGGCGTCTTCGAGGGCCTCGGCGCGACCTCCTCGCCACCTCGCTTGGCCGCGCCCCCGTCGCGTGTGCCCCTCGCGCCCGATGCGAGCggccgcggcgcgggaggaggcgTCCGCGACATCTGCAATGAGTTCGTGgagcggctcgtcgccggtggcctCCTGGACCCGGGGGCGATCGACGTTCGGCTCCGCACCTTGCTCGAGGAGCATTTTGTCAGGTTTCTTGAGGAGAG CGTGGCTAACGGGGGAGATTCTGTGCCCGGAGCTCAGGGTGTCGGCGTCTCCAAGGGCCTCGGCGCGACCTCCTCGCCACCTCGCTCGGCCGCACCCCCGTCGCATGTGCCCCTCGCGCCTGATGCGAGCggccgcggcgcgggaggaggcgTCCGCGACAGCTGCAATGAGGTCGTGgagcggctcgtcgccggtggccgCCTGGACCCGGGGGCAATCGACGTTCAGCTCCGCACCTTGCTCGAGGAGCATTTTGTCAGGTTTCTTGAGGAGAG GACTCGTTCAAGCCAAACAAGAAGACGTGGTAGCATTAGGAGACTTCAGAATATCAAGACGAGGAAACGATCTGAGAAGCTCAAAGAAGAGAAGATGATGGAATCATTCAAGGCAATCTTGTCGGATTCAATCTCATTTCTGTTTCCAACAATGGTGGCAGTATTCGCAAGCAACTTCTCTTTCGGAGAATACGAGAAATGCTTACTGATCTTGTTGTGTGCTCTTGGGGGGCTCCTCATTCTGCTTGCAATGGTGCTGTCCCATGGGGTTGATGATGGACAAGGAAGGACGGTTGTCGTGTCCCATCTCACGTTGGGGGCTGTTATATACATATTTGGTATGCTTGTGTACTGTCTCTACAAGTTCTTTCCTGAAGGGTCTGGCCAGGTCATGGCCTTGTACGGTGGTGTTGCTCATTTTGTCTTTGGAGCAGTAGTGCTTACAATTCTATGGGCGACTTCGTTCAAGCTTAGTTCGTGA